The sequence GGAGGGTTTTGAGAGTGTTTAAAATTTCGCTCTCTCGCTTAAGGAGGGTCTCTTGGTCGACTAGATCGCTTTTGGTGAGCGCCACGATGAGCGTGGGAATTTCAAGCAGATGGGCGATGTGGAGGTGCTCTAGGGTTTGAGGCTTGATTCCCTCCACGGCACTCACTACAAGAAGCATCGCATCAAAGCCAAAAGCCCCCGCAATCATATTTTTCACTAATTTCTCATGCCCCGGAACGTCGATAAAGGCGATATTTTTCTCCCTCAAAAAGAGATTGGAGAAGCTGAGATCCACCGTGATTCCTCGTTTTTTCTCCTCAGGTGTGGTGTCCCCCTCAAAACCATTGAGCGCCCTAATGAGCGCCGTTTTGCCGTGGTCGATGTGCCCTGCAGTGCCAACGATGTAACTCTCCATGATCTCTCCTAAAAAACCTCATTTAAAATTTGAGCGAGCGATTCTAGCTGTGATGTGAAAATCGTTCGCATATCAAGCAACACCCGCTCTTGCTCGATTCTTGCGATCACCCCCCTAGCGCGCAGGGATTGCTCTAGCTCCATGGGGCTTTTTTGGGGATGGCAAAGCGCAAGGGCGATGGAGAAGAAGCTCTGGTTAGGGAGTGCTCCTCCGCCTGCGTAGCCTTGGGTTTGGAGGATTTGGCTCTCATAGCCATGCACGCGGGATTTTAATTTTTTCGCTCGCTCTTCCAGCTCCTCTAGGCTTAGGTGTGCCATCTTTAGTGTGGGAATCTTCTCATAATCATGGAGCAGATGGGCCCTAAGCGTTGCCTCAAGCGCGGCAAGGGTGAATTTGTCCACTCGCAACATTCTTAAGAGCTGATTTTTTTTGAGGCGATCAATGAGACTCTTTTTCCCAAAGATGATTCCTGCTTGAGCCCCTCCTAAAAGTTTGTCTCCGCTGAAGCTCACGAGGCTTGGCGAGAGGCTGGCGATTTTTTTGAGGGTGGGCTCGTTGGTAAAGGGGACGCTCTCTAAAAAGCCGCTCCCTAGGTCGTAATAGTCGATGAGATTGTGCTTTTGAGAGAGCTCGATGAGCTCTTGGAGATCCACCTCTTGCGTGAAACCCACGATGTCGTAGTTGGATTTGTGCACTTTCATCAAAAGGGCGCTCTGAGGTGTGATCGCCTCCTCATAGTCGCGTCGATGGGTTTTGTTGGTGGTGCCGACCTCTTTGAGAATCGCGCCCGCATTTTTCATCACCTCAGGGATTCGAAAGCTCCCGCCAATCTCGATGAGCTCCCCTCTAGAGATGATTGCCTCTTGGTTTTGGGCGAAGGTGTGAAGAATCAAAAAGACCGCCGCGGCGTTATTGTTGACCACGAGCACCTCCTCGCACCCCAAGATCGCCTTTAGGATTCCATGCAAGTGGCTGTAGCGCTCACCTCGTCGCCCCGCTTTAAGGTCATACTCTAGGTTGTTGTAGGAGGTGAGCAGGGGCTTGATCTCCTCAATGAGCTCAGGAGCAAAGACGCTTCTTCCTAGATTGGTATGGACGATGATCCCTGTGGCATTAACAAGAGGCACCAAAGAGGGGGCAAGAGAGGCCTCATAGCGCCGCTCAACCTCTTGGAGAATCGATTCGCTTGGAGGAATGGGGGTGGCATCTTGCAAGAATTGGGCCCGAATCTCTTCAAGATAGTCTCTAGCAAGAGTGGTTAGAAGCTCTTTAGAGTGGTCGGCAAATCTTGATTCTTGGAGAATCTTGTCAATTTTTGGAAGGGATCGAAGGGGGTGAGACATAAGCACCTCTGGGATTGGATTTGGGAAAAGCCGACCCATGAAGGGTCATGAGGCTTTTAGGATGGAGAAGATTTTAGCAGTAATTCAGTTGATTTCGGTTAAATTTCACTTAACTTCCAAAGTGAGGGCGGCGAAAGCTCGCCTAAGCGTTTGTGGGGGGCATGCGACCCTGGTGGGCGCCTCGGGCTTCAAACCCGCTGGATGGGCAGGTGTCTGTCTGTCGAGAAGTTCGATTCTTCTGCCTTCTCGCCACCTCTTCTCTCACCCCTCGTGATGACTTAAAATAGCCGCCTGATTCCTCCCCCATCCTTTGGCATTATAGAGTGCTCCATCCGCCTTTTCGATGATTTTTTTAGCTTCGCTTTGCGGGGTTGGAACAAGACAAATCGCCCCCATGGAGATGGTTACATAGGGAGAGGCAGAGTTCTTTTTGTGCGGGATTTTGAGTCGCTCCACCGCTTGGAGCATCTTTTTGCAAAGCGCTAGGGATTGTTCTTCGTTGAGACCCATCACAAAGGCGCAAAATTCCTCTCCCCCTAGTCTAAAAAAGTAGTCGCTAGAGCGCTCTAAAGTGTTATCAAGCGCCTTGGCGACTCGCTTTAAGACCTGATCCCCTTCGCCATGCCCATAGGTGTCATTGTAGAGCTTGAAGTGGTCAATATCAATCATTATAAAGGTGAAAGCGCGCCTCTCTCTTGATGCCCTCCCTAACTCTCGCTCAAAAATGAGATCAAAGAATCGGCGATTATAGACCCCAGTGAGTCCATCTTTGATCGCTAGCTCTTTGAGGGCGTCATTGGCTTTTTTGAGCTCCTGTCCTTGTTTGTGGAGGAGGCGATGGCTTAGCGTGATGCTTTGACCGATGAAAAAGGCAAGCGCACTCCCTAACAAAAAAACTCCCCCAAGAGTGATCCAGATGACGCGTAACGTCTCTTCATAGTCGCGATTGACGCTCTCTTTGGTCTGGTAGGCGTTTTTGTTTTCGCGCTCAATCAGCGCCCCAAGGAGTGAGCGAGTCTTCTCAATGGTCTCTAGGATTCTCTCATAAGAGAGAGTCTTTATTCGTGCGAGCTCTTTGGAGGCGAGGACTTCGGCGATAAGGTCGATTCTTTGGAGAGAATCACCAATTTGCCGATCGGCAGAGAGGAGCAGATCCAGCTCTTCAGGGCTTTTGTAGCTTCCCTTGTAGTCGCCCCATTTCTCTTGGATATTGCTTTTGAGGCGGTGAATCTCGCGCACCGCCTCCTCAGGATCGATCACGCCTCCTTTGGAGCGAAAGACAAGCACCAAGAGATCGGAACCATAGAGGGAATCCAGAGCTTGGAGTTTGACGATTTTGACATGGCTTCCAAAATAGAGCCGATCAAGGTGGTGTTTCATTTTTTGGAAGTTTTGATTCCCGCTATAGCCGATAAAGAGGAATCCTATCAGCATAAAAAAGGCGAGAAGAGATAGTTGGAGTTTGACGATCAGCTCTTTGGTCATAGGGGTGGACGCTTCTCTTTTTTTGCTCAATCCTAGCAGAGAATGGGTGAAGAGGGGATTAAATCTTCCTCTAAAGGAGAGGTGAGAAAATCTCGAATATCGACTTCAAGAATTTTGGATATTTTGTAGAGATGCTCTAAATTGAAGTGTTTTCCCTCAATTCCAATTTCGGCTTTGGCGATGAAAGAGGCGCTTGAGTGGCCAAGGGCGAGTTCGAGCTGGCTTTTCTTCTTCTTTGTGCGGATTTTTTTGACATTGAGTCCGATAGTAGCGTAAAAACAGGAGAGCTCTTTGGTTGAGAAATCGCCTTCAAACATCCATTCATCTCCTCGCTTGTCACGCTTATGATTGCAATAAGACGAAGTATTAACGATAGGGAATCTTTAGGCAATTCCCTATAGGGAATTGCACGCTGAATCATGCATGGAGCATAACATGAGGGTCTCTATTATTAACACTTCGTTCTCTTCAAATAGCGTTTCTCCAGAGGGTTGGGTTGACAAAATTGATGCGGATGAAAAAATCAAAGGAGCTCTATTCATGGGATGGATTCAAGATTGGAAAGTGAGAACAAAAATCGTCGTTATTGTAACGGTTTTTGCGCTGGTGGCGGGGGGTATTGGCT comes from Wolinella succinogenes DSM 1740 and encodes:
- the selA gene encoding L-seryl-tRNA(Sec) selenium transferase, which gives rise to MSHPLRSLPKIDKILQESRFADHSKELLTTLARDYLEEIRAQFLQDATPIPPSESILQEVERRYEASLAPSLVPLVNATGIIVHTNLGRSVFAPELIEEIKPLLTSYNNLEYDLKAGRRGERYSHLHGILKAILGCEEVLVVNNNAAAVFLILHTFAQNQEAIISRGELIEIGGSFRIPEVMKNAGAILKEVGTTNKTHRRDYEEAITPQSALLMKVHKSNYDIVGFTQEVDLQELIELSQKHNLIDYYDLGSGFLESVPFTNEPTLKKIASLSPSLVSFSGDKLLGGAQAGIIFGKKSLIDRLKKNQLLRMLRVDKFTLAALEATLRAHLLHDYEKIPTLKMAHLSLEELEERAKKLKSRVHGYESQILQTQGYAGGGALPNQSFFSIALALCHPQKSPMELEQSLRARGVIARIEQERVLLDMRTIFTSQLESLAQILNEVF
- a CDS encoding helix-turn-helix domain-containing protein; protein product: MFEGDFSTKELSCFYATIGLNVKKIRTKKKKSQLELALGHSSASFIAKAEIGIEGKHFNLEHLYKISKILEVDIRDFLTSPLEEDLIPSSPILC
- a CDS encoding GGDEF domain-containing protein; amino-acid sequence: MTKELIVKLQLSLLAFFMLIGFLFIGYSGNQNFQKMKHHLDRLYFGSHVKIVKLQALDSLYGSDLLVLVFRSKGGVIDPEEAVREIHRLKSNIQEKWGDYKGSYKSPEELDLLLSADRQIGDSLQRIDLIAEVLASKELARIKTLSYERILETIEKTRSLLGALIERENKNAYQTKESVNRDYEETLRVIWITLGGVFLLGSALAFFIGQSITLSHRLLHKQGQELKKANDALKELAIKDGLTGVYNRRFFDLIFERELGRASRERRAFTFIMIDIDHFKLYNDTYGHGEGDQVLKRVAKALDNTLERSSDYFFRLGGEEFCAFVMGLNEEQSLALCKKMLQAVERLKIPHKKNSASPYVTISMGAICLVPTPQSEAKKIIEKADGALYNAKGWGRNQAAILSHHEG